A window of the Pyrodictium abyssi genome harbors these coding sequences:
- a CDS encoding DMT family transporter has protein sequence MPSPRAGAQRRRTAVWRRRVLPPWLALGVALLGISTAAPLARLAAVDGATAAWWRLLVGGGVTLAAALLAGQLPRGSVALRSLPGGVFLAAHLALWLESLRYMSIASSTGIVVSYPVIAAAYEALHGGLPPRRLLGVVLGFAGVAVLSTPWAGATLPGSLLALAGAFTAAAYFLTGRRLRVSGATTLEYTATVYTTAFLVLTVYCLAAGVEPWSPRPGSLPYLVALGLAPMLMGHTMLNYALAYYPASIVTGVALLEPYGASLIAWLVLGEEPPPASIPGLLLTVSGAWLALSPGGASRRRRL, from the coding sequence ATGCCTAGCCCCCGCGCCGGGGCGCAGCGGCGGAGGACAGCGGTGTGGAGACGCAGAGTGCTGCCGCCCTGGCTGGCCCTGGGGGTAGCTCTCCTAGGCATATCGACGGCGGCGCCGCTGGCGAGGCTAGCAGCCGTAGACGGCGCTACTGCTGCGTGGTGGCGGCTCCTAGTCGGCGGCGGGGTAACCCTAGCGGCGGCGCTCCTGGCTGGCCAGCTGCCCCGCGGCAGCGTGGCCCTCCGTAGCCTGCCGGGCGGCGTCTTCCTGGCGGCGCACCTAGCACTCTGGCTCGAGAGCCTACGCTACATGAGCATAGCCTCCTCGACCGGGATAGTGGTCTCGTACCCGGTCATCGCGGCGGCGTACGAGGCGCTCCACGGCGGTCTACCGCCCCGCCGCCTCCTAGGCGTCGTCCTCGGCTTCGCCGGTGTCGCGGTTCTCTCCACGCCATGGGCAGGCGCCACACTGCCCGGCTCGCTGCTAGCCCTCGCAGGCGCCTTCACAGCAGCAGCGTACTTCCTCACCGGCCGCAGGCTACGCGTCTCCGGCGCCACCACCCTAGAGTACACCGCAACGGTCTACACCACGGCCTTCCTGGTCCTCACAGTCTACTGCCTCGCGGCCGGCGTGGAGCCGTGGAGCCCCCGTCCAGGGAGCCTCCCCTACCTAGTGGCGCTAGGCCTCGCTCCGATGCTGATGGGCCACACTATGCTGAACTACGCGCTCGCCTACTACCCGGCCAGCATAGTGACCGGTGTCGCGCTCCTCGAGCCCTACGGAGCGAGCCTCATAGCGTGGCTAGTCCTCGGCGAAGAACCGCCTCCCGCGAGCATCCCGGGGCTACTGCTCACCGTGTCTGGGGCCTGGCTAGCGCTTAGCCCCGGAGGAGCTTCTCGTAGACGACGGCTCTAG
- a CDS encoding class II aldolase/adducin family protein — protein MRILHDRGLLNLRGGNASAVLELPDGTRFVYITPSGAVKTRMRPGDIAVMSPDGYVYEGRPSSEYRLHLAVYRARGDVRAVVHAHNPYAVLARRLGLELRPEALGVEARYYLGRCVAVVPEAEPGTEELARLAAEALQGCDVAVMEGHGAVAVGTSSDPVDAVYEAVDRLEALEDLARAVVYEKLLRG, from the coding sequence ATGCGGATTCTACACGACCGTGGCCTTCTCAACCTCCGGGGCGGCAATGCTAGCGCTGTGCTGGAGCTGCCCGACGGCACGAGGTTCGTCTACATAACGCCGAGCGGCGCCGTGAAGACGCGCATGAGGCCCGGGGACATAGCCGTGATGAGCCCCGACGGCTACGTGTACGAGGGCAGGCCTAGCAGCGAGTACCGGCTACACCTCGCCGTCTACCGGGCCCGGGGCGATGTCCGGGCTGTGGTCCACGCTCACAACCCCTACGCGGTGCTCGCGCGCCGCCTCGGGCTAGAGCTGCGCCCAGAGGCGCTAGGGGTAGAGGCCCGCTACTACCTAGGGAGATGCGTCGCAGTCGTGCCGGAGGCGGAGCCGGGGACAGAGGAGCTCGCGAGGCTAGCCGCCGAGGCGCTCCAGGGCTGCGACGTGGCCGTGATGGAGGGGCACGGTGCCGTAGCGGTCGGGACCTCCAGCGACCCCGTGGACGCTGTGTACGAGGCTGTGGACCGGCTAGAGGCGCTCGAGGACCTCGCTAGAGCCGTCGTCTACGAGAAGCTCCTCCGGGGCTAA
- a CDS encoding nitric-oxide reductase large subunit, with protein sequence MKNGLTKLVLAVAILVYVVYGVMAFYTFQNLPPVPDKVVTSTGETLFTGQDIVEGKALVQHYGLQDYGSFLGFGGYFGMDYTAYTLHILAETAREAGADDLRAALEPEFIQQGGGTIAVVSDVFAEGYRRALDFYTRFFRGEIAETRLALDLTPDEARKITAFFTWGAMIAMKGYTNGFPYYPGLVEPTISSVKATWVTIFLLLLVVMPLVGYVLLKFIDYWRDQRVTVELPPPSRAQRLALVGMALAALGFAVQGLLGGYMMHLYAEQSLYGVDLTGILPFNVARALHYNLAILWIVVTWVSFAIFILPYFGARITEKHALAILGAGAATALGILFGIWLSYLGKMPDSVWFILGSQGRPVISQGTLWLLLVAGLLAYLALVVYRTAKTTPLEPARPLLKILAIGLAGSAAGAFVGALPVVKPWSHFTVDEYFRWITIHSFVEGFWPAILVPILVALLVVTGLVPPKLGIAVAGMDAALEIASGMIGTAHHYYWGGEPTFWMYVGAAMSTLEVLPIGFLIAYAIVLWRRGEVSTELQRTLVTFILVAALGGAIGVIAFGAGLINMPVVNYYLHGSQGTMVHAHLAMPLAYGIPSILMWVVAFYLAGGFSDSTLRKLRKAAVVMAVGFYLQILLSLGPLMLKQFNAGSSQGYWFIKSLVAPDGSLGFWMDGTVKALVWARLVGDLVVAAALLIFLVEIAKALPRALKG encoded by the coding sequence TTGAAGAACGGGTTGACAAAGCTCGTACTCGCAGTAGCAATACTAGTCTACGTAGTGTACGGCGTCATGGCGTTCTACACGTTCCAGAACCTCCCACCAGTACCCGACAAGGTGGTAACCAGTACCGGGGAAACACTCTTCACAGGCCAGGACATAGTCGAGGGCAAGGCGCTGGTACAGCACTACGGCCTCCAGGACTATGGCAGCTTCCTCGGCTTCGGCGGCTACTTCGGCATGGACTACACGGCTTACACCCTCCACATACTCGCCGAGACAGCTAGAGAGGCGGGCGCAGACGACCTCAGAGCAGCCCTCGAGCCCGAGTTCATCCAGCAGGGCGGCGGGACCATAGCCGTGGTCAGCGACGTCTTCGCTGAAGGCTACCGCCGCGCCCTAGACTTCTACACGAGGTTCTTCCGCGGAGAGATAGCCGAGACCCGCCTAGCGCTGGACCTCACGCCGGACGAGGCCAGGAAGATAACAGCGTTCTTCACCTGGGGCGCCATGATAGCCATGAAGGGCTATACTAACGGGTTCCCCTACTACCCAGGCCTAGTAGAGCCGACGATATCCAGCGTCAAGGCGACCTGGGTGACGATATTCCTCCTGCTCCTAGTGGTAATGCCCCTGGTAGGCTACGTGCTGCTAAAGTTCATAGACTACTGGCGCGACCAGCGCGTAACAGTCGAGCTACCGCCGCCGAGCCGCGCCCAGAGGCTAGCACTAGTAGGCATGGCGCTCGCAGCGCTGGGCTTCGCGGTGCAGGGGCTACTCGGCGGCTACATGATGCACCTCTACGCCGAGCAGAGCCTCTACGGCGTAGACCTCACCGGGATACTGCCCTTCAACGTGGCCCGCGCGCTCCACTACAACCTAGCGATACTATGGATAGTAGTAACGTGGGTATCATTCGCTATATTCATACTACCGTACTTCGGCGCCCGGATAACCGAGAAACACGCCTTAGCCATACTAGGCGCGGGTGCGGCTACAGCGTTAGGCATACTCTTCGGCATATGGCTGTCATACCTGGGCAAGATGCCGGATAGCGTCTGGTTCATACTGGGTAGCCAGGGCCGCCCAGTAATCTCCCAGGGCACCCTATGGCTCCTACTAGTAGCCGGGCTCCTAGCGTACCTAGCGCTCGTAGTCTACCGGACAGCGAAGACAACTCCCCTGGAGCCGGCGAGACCACTGCTGAAGATACTGGCGATAGGCCTCGCGGGCTCAGCAGCAGGCGCCTTCGTGGGCGCACTGCCGGTGGTTAAGCCCTGGAGCCACTTCACGGTGGACGAGTACTTCCGCTGGATAACCATACACAGCTTCGTAGAGGGCTTCTGGCCGGCAATACTGGTGCCGATACTGGTAGCCCTGCTGGTAGTCACGGGCCTAGTGCCGCCCAAGCTGGGCATAGCTGTGGCCGGTATGGACGCGGCCCTCGAGATAGCGTCAGGCATGATAGGTACTGCGCACCACTACTACTGGGGCGGCGAGCCAACATTCTGGATGTACGTAGGCGCTGCTATGAGCACCCTAGAGGTGCTCCCCATAGGCTTCCTAATAGCCTACGCCATAGTCCTATGGCGCCGCGGCGAGGTCAGCACAGAGCTGCAGAGGACCCTAGTGACATTCATACTCGTAGCGGCGCTGGGCGGCGCAATAGGCGTCATAGCGTTCGGCGCCGGCCTCATCAACATGCCTGTGGTCAACTACTACCTCCACGGCAGCCAGGGCACAATGGTGCACGCGCACCTGGCAATGCCGCTAGCGTACGGCATCCCGAGCATACTGATGTGGGTGGTAGCGTTCTACCTCGCTGGCGGCTTTAGCGACTCGACGCTCCGCAAGCTACGCAAGGCAGCAGTGGTGATGGCTGTAGGCTTCTACCTGCAGATACTCCTCTCGCTGGGCCCGCTAATGCTCAAGCAGTTCAACGCTGGGAGCAGCCAGGGCTACTGGTTCATAAAGAGCCTAGTAGCGCCCGACGGCTCGCTAGGCTTCTGGATGGACGGCACAGTGAAGGCACTGGTATGGGCTAGGCTCGTAGGCGACCTCGTGGTCGCAGCAGCCCTGCTAATATTCCTCGTGGAGATAGCCAAGGCGCTCCCGAGAGCGCTAAAAGGCTAG
- a CDS encoding thiamine-phosphate kinase: MHRRGTKLAEIGEHRATELLTRLLQGQWRCRSLAPGDDASCAGPGAAHLLVKIDGGGIASNLAPWMSLGDLGWLQVAAAASDLAAKAGRPLVFLVSLGLDPEATVEELEELVRGAAEAARAHGGWLAGGDLNSCHGRGCGWVDVAAVGVARAVPVPRRPGRGDLVYTTAGRLGLGGLVFHSLAEGTWREDIKSYPRAFREMARPLARLGFAELAERLPQGCLTGSADTSDGLAFSLWLLSRSAGAAIEVEDVPVEREAVDYASEKSLDPMILALYGGQEFEVVFTVKPGCADLVEEEAEAIGLRVARIGRVLNHEGPGILHRGRTLEPRGWDNFQGWGRGAEHF; encoded by the coding sequence TTGCACCGGCGCGGCACAAAGCTCGCCGAGATAGGGGAGCACCGTGCCACCGAGCTCCTGACTAGGCTCCTCCAGGGCCAGTGGCGCTGCCGCAGCCTAGCCCCGGGGGACGACGCGTCCTGCGCCGGGCCCGGCGCCGCGCACCTCCTCGTCAAGATCGACGGAGGCGGCATAGCCTCCAACCTGGCCCCCTGGATGAGCCTCGGGGACCTTGGCTGGCTCCAGGTCGCTGCAGCCGCTAGCGACCTAGCCGCGAAGGCCGGCCGGCCACTCGTGTTCCTAGTCTCGCTCGGTCTAGACCCAGAGGCCACGGTAGAGGAGCTAGAGGAGCTCGTGAGGGGCGCCGCTGAGGCTGCGAGGGCGCACGGCGGCTGGCTAGCAGGCGGCGACCTCAACAGCTGCCATGGGAGGGGCTGCGGCTGGGTCGACGTAGCAGCCGTGGGCGTCGCCCGGGCTGTGCCGGTGCCGCGCCGCCCGGGCAGGGGCGACCTAGTCTACACTACTGCTGGGCGGCTCGGGCTCGGCGGGCTCGTGTTCCACTCGCTAGCCGAGGGTACGTGGAGGGAGGACATCAAGTCCTACCCGAGGGCCTTCAGGGAGATGGCACGGCCCCTCGCGCGGCTTGGCTTCGCCGAGCTAGCCGAGAGGCTGCCACAGGGCTGCCTAACGGGGTCCGCGGATACCAGCGACGGGCTCGCCTTCAGCCTATGGCTCCTCTCCCGGTCTGCTGGCGCCGCTATAGAGGTAGAGGATGTCCCCGTCGAGAGGGAGGCAGTGGACTACGCCTCGGAGAAGAGCCTGGACCCCATGATCCTCGCGCTCTACGGTGGCCAGGAGTTCGAGGTAGTCTTCACCGTGAAGCCTGGCTGCGCAGACCTAGTCGAGGAGGAGGCGGAGGCTATAGGGCTGCGTGTAGCCCGTATAGGCAGGGTCCTGAACCACGAGGGGCCCGGGATACTACACCGGGGGAGAACGCTGGAGCCACGTGGCTGGGACAACTTCCAGGGGTGGGGGAGAGGGGCTGAGCACTTCTAG
- a CDS encoding inositol monophosphatase family protein, producing the protein METLLAERRELEDLRRLAVRVAGEAAAYLRDRFGLEELLSVVAVHGHDGDEGMRIDVESEQNIIELLEAEGFRGLFLGEEHGLVKLGDDPYIVVADPLDGSKNYAGLVPWSAVSIAIAPLPQGREPSLADVAAGAVAPVFPWPVLSFARGKGAYEGGARVTVETGRRTRLVLAYVEKPEQAAVVHEYLRLTGDKRSVRALGSASLEIAWAGLGRAEAFIDVRGRLRVVDVAAAIWLASEAGARVAVEKRAATLTQVVRVGSVVVAATEEAWGRIDEALRRTGHRGLESMKLQ; encoded by the coding sequence GTGGAGACTCTCCTCGCGGAGCGCCGCGAGCTCGAGGACCTCCGGAGGCTCGCTGTACGCGTCGCCGGGGAAGCCGCCGCGTACCTCCGCGACCGCTTCGGCCTCGAGGAGCTCCTCAGCGTTGTCGCTGTGCACGGCCACGACGGAGACGAGGGCATGAGGATAGACGTCGAGAGCGAGCAGAACATCATAGAGCTCCTCGAGGCCGAGGGGTTCCGCGGCCTCTTCCTGGGCGAGGAGCACGGCCTAGTCAAGCTCGGTGACGACCCCTACATAGTGGTGGCCGACCCGCTCGACGGCAGCAAGAACTACGCTGGCCTAGTCCCGTGGAGCGCTGTCAGCATAGCCATCGCCCCGCTGCCTCAGGGCCGGGAGCCCAGCCTAGCAGACGTGGCCGCTGGCGCTGTGGCCCCTGTGTTCCCCTGGCCTGTGCTCAGCTTCGCCCGCGGAAAGGGCGCGTACGAGGGCGGCGCCCGGGTCACGGTCGAGACGGGCCGGAGGACGAGGCTCGTCCTAGCCTACGTCGAGAAGCCCGAGCAGGCCGCTGTTGTGCATGAGTACCTGCGGCTAACCGGGGACAAGAGGAGCGTAAGGGCTCTGGGCAGCGCTAGCCTCGAGATAGCGTGGGCTGGGCTCGGCCGCGCCGAGGCGTTCATAGACGTCCGTGGCCGGCTCCGCGTAGTAGACGTGGCCGCCGCTATCTGGCTAGCGAGCGAGGCAGGCGCCCGCGTGGCCGTCGAGAAGAGAGCCGCGACGCTGACCCAGGTCGTGCGGGTAGGCAGCGTGGTCGTAGCAGCCACGGAGGAGGCGTGGGGCCGCATAGACGAGGCGCTACGCCGCACCGGGCACCGGGGCCTCGAGTCCATGAAGCTACAGTAG